The following are encoded together in the Bubalus kerabau isolate K-KA32 ecotype Philippines breed swamp buffalo chromosome 3, PCC_UOA_SB_1v2, whole genome shotgun sequence genome:
- the LOC129647966 gene encoding phospholipase A2, membrane associated-like encodes MKTLLLLAVIMAIGLLQVHGGLADFWKMVKFTTGKEPVISYGFYGCHCGAGHRGAPKDATDWCCRAHDCCYENLRKRGCRTSFQSYNFIFQRGQIVCGDQDYCKRRLCQCDKRAADCLDRNLKTYNKNLQYYNNLLCFGSTPKC; translated from the exons ATGAAGACCCTCCTGCTGCTGGCAGTGATCATGGCCATCG GCCTGCTGCAGGTCCATGGAGGTTTGGCAGATTTCTGGAAAATGGTTAAGTTCACGACAGGAAAGGAACCTGTGATCAGTTATGGCTTCTACGGTTGCCACTGTGGTGCGGGTCACAGAGGAGCCCCCAAGGATGCGACAGATTG GTGCTGCAGGGCACATGACTGTTGCTATGAAAACCTACGGAAACGTGGATGCCGCACGAGCTTCCAGAGCTACAACTTTATTTTCCAACGGGGCCAAATCGTTTGTG GCGATCAGGACTACTGTAAGCGTCGGCTGTGTCAATGTGATAAAAGAGCTGCCGATTGTTTAGATAGAAACCTGAAGACCTACAATAAAAATCTCCAATACTACAACAACCTTCTGTGCTTTGGGAGTACCCCCAAGTGCTGA